A stretch of DNA from Desulfurella amilsii:
GCGCAGATGATGGCGATGAATTCTTAAAAACACTCCTTTCTAATAAAAATATTGATGAAATCTACATAGCTGGATGCGACCCTAGGATGCAGCAAAAGATGTTTAAAGATGCAATAAAAGAAGCCCAATTTGATAATTTAAAACACCACGCTGTCGATATTAGAAACATGGATACAACTTCAGCAATTGAGGCTATAAAAAATTTAGCAAATGAAAAAGTTCAATAAAAAAGGAGATAAAAAATGCAAAACCCATCTGTAGATGAAATCTTAAGTTTCATGGCAAAGAAATTAGGCGGTCAAGAAAACATACCAAATGCAATACGCTATGCAAAAGTTTGTGCTCCAGAACTTATTTACCATGTGGCTTTCAGCTCAAAAAATAGTGTTGGAGATGAAAATTCACCATTTGATGAAAAAACACGCACCCTAATCTTTCTTGCTGTAGCGTTGGCTATGAAAGACACAGAATGTATAAAGACACAGCTAAACGCAGCTCTAACTCTGGGAGCGACAAAAGAAGAGCTAATTGCCCTAATCAAAATAGTAAAACATGCTGCACACTCAAGCGTTATAGGCTTCGCAGAACCCATCTTAGAATCCCTATCCAAGTAAACCCCATTTGGCAATACTGGAATACC
This window harbors:
- a CDS encoding heterodisulfide reductase subunit A-like protein; the encoded protein is MQPKKGFLLCVCQGTCPSFHSMNVFEVLNELRKDKIFDFVALHPQLCADDGDEFLKTLLSNKNIDEIYIAGCDPRMQQKMFKDAIKEAQFDNLKHHAVDIRNMDTTSAIEAIKNLANEKVQ
- a CDS encoding carboxymuconolactone decarboxylase family protein, with product MQNPSVDEILSFMAKKLGGQENIPNAIRYAKVCAPELIYHVAFSSKNSVGDENSPFDEKTRTLIFLAVALAMKDTECIKTQLNAALTLGATKEELIALIKIVKHAAHSSVIGFAEPILESLSK